The Dehalococcoidales bacterium genomic sequence TAATGCGATAAGGGTCAACGCGAAAGACAACGTTGCCGTGGCCGTGCATGCAATCAGGAAGGGCAGCCCGGTGGTGGTCGATGGCCAGCACCTGCTAGATTCCGTCGAGGACATACCTCTCGGTCACAAAATTGCTTTGTCGCCATTCTCCAAAGGTGAG encodes the following:
- a CDS encoding UxaA family hydrolase; protein product: MKSNAIRVNAKDNVAVAVHAIRKGSPVVVDGQHLLDSVEDIPLGHKIALSPFSKGENVIRYSEPIVETTQDIPAGGWVHVHNTQPILSDA